One part of the Anaeromyxobacter sp. Fw109-5 genome encodes these proteins:
- a CDS encoding metallophosphoesterase: MAAPRRTLVVGDVHGCSAELDDLLRAAGFARGRDRLVLLGDLLDRGPDPIGVLRRVRELRAECVLGNHEEKHLRYAAHEARRRWDRRHANPVRFDPRRAAQHAALRRDDLAWLAALPRTIALGDGWVAVHAGFLPGRPIAAQPPDWMVRLRYVDAEGRPVGRVRGDAGEPGVRRWAEVWAGPERVVYGHHPQSLVEPIRDTPAPGVSCLGIDTGCVYGGRLTALVLPGEELVQVPSRMQGAASARG; the protein is encoded by the coding sequence ATGGCCGCGCCGCGCCGCACGCTCGTCGTGGGCGACGTCCACGGGTGCTCCGCCGAGCTCGACGACCTGCTCCGGGCCGCGGGGTTCGCCCGCGGACGCGACCGGCTCGTCCTGCTGGGAGATCTGCTCGATCGCGGACCCGACCCCATCGGCGTCCTGCGGCGCGTCCGGGAGCTCCGCGCGGAGTGCGTCCTCGGGAACCACGAGGAGAAGCACCTGCGGTACGCGGCGCACGAGGCGCGCCGCCGCTGGGACCGGCGGCACGCGAACCCGGTCCGCTTCGATCCGCGCCGCGCCGCGCAGCACGCGGCGTTGCGCCGCGACGATCTCGCCTGGCTGGCGGCGCTCCCCCGGACCATCGCGCTCGGCGACGGGTGGGTCGCGGTGCACGCTGGCTTCCTGCCGGGCAGGCCGATCGCCGCGCAGCCGCCGGATTGGATGGTCCGGTTGCGCTACGTGGACGCGGAGGGCCGCCCGGTGGGACGCGTGCGCGGCGACGCGGGCGAGCCGGGGGTGCGGCGCTGGGCCGAGGTGTGGGCCGGCCCCGAGCGCGTCGTGTACGGCCACCACCCGCAGAGCCTCGTGGAGCCGATCCGCGACACGCCGGCGCCGGGCGTGTCCTGCCTGGGCATAGACACGGGCTGCGTCTACGGCGGGCGGCTCACCGCGCTCGTCCTGCCCGGCGAGGAGCTCGTGCAGGTGCCGTCGCGCATGCAGGGCGCGGCGTCCGCCAGGGGCTGA
- a CDS encoding glycogen debranching N-terminal domain-containing protein: MDDARAVTRARPEDLLGYSDPSAQPEATGVDKLVLKRGNLFLVANRLGDVSPAGARDLGLFLTDTRHLSSWKLAVRGGPPLCLSSQVSPDYVAQIDFTITSLHEGDLLGCEPVNYVHLRRDQIIDDVFVERIVLTNFLDRPMAFWLEMAWAADFADVFEIRGAQRAARGTYELPRVERDRAILRYDGRDGRGYATEIRVEGLRADGAARLTRMSGRGARVDLHLEPAGKVELSFVVAAGIERGPAGGRRGRDEDREIPRGPSASFDARSRATREAYDAWARGATGFRSSNDLFDLALGQAVADLKALRVYHFGEPVISAGIPWYTCPFGRDALITGFEAMVAVPEVARDALRFLARLQGAVEDPERDEEPGKIPHEMRFGEMAAAGEVPHTPYYGSADATPLFLVLLDEYDRWTADRATVEELLPAAERALGWLDRAVDPARGGLVHYARRTPKGLRNQGWKDSHDGVPFADGRPAEPPIALVEVQGYAVDARRRMAGLYKRLGRDAEADRLQASARTLADAVEAHFWMEQKGTYAIAIDREGRQVDAVTSNPGHLLFSGAASPDRAHRVIDSLLGERMWSGWGIRTLAAGQPAYNPLSYHNGTVWPHDNALCAMGMSAYGEVERAGEVLTGLWQAAQHFRLLRFPELFCGLGRDGGRFPVHYPVACSPQAWSSAAWMLLVRAVLGLFPDAHAHTLHVRFPWLPPWLDELTLEGVRVGAARATLRFLRGPRAAYAEVIDVQGGPLRVRIEV; this comes from the coding sequence ATGGACGACGCTCGCGCAGTGACCCGCGCGCGCCCGGAGGACCTGCTCGGCTACTCGGACCCCTCGGCGCAGCCGGAGGCGACCGGCGTCGACAAGCTCGTCCTGAAGCGCGGCAACCTCTTCCTGGTGGCGAACCGCCTCGGCGACGTGTCGCCGGCGGGCGCGCGCGATCTGGGGCTGTTCCTCACCGACACGCGTCACCTGTCCTCGTGGAAGCTCGCCGTGCGAGGAGGGCCGCCGCTGTGCCTGTCCTCGCAGGTGTCGCCCGACTACGTGGCGCAGATCGACTTCACCATCACGAGCCTGCACGAGGGCGACCTGCTCGGGTGCGAGCCGGTGAACTACGTCCACCTGCGGCGAGACCAGATCATCGACGACGTGTTCGTCGAGCGGATCGTCCTGACGAACTTCCTCGATCGCCCGATGGCGTTCTGGCTCGAGATGGCCTGGGCGGCGGACTTCGCCGACGTCTTCGAGATCCGGGGCGCGCAGCGTGCCGCGCGCGGCACCTACGAGCTGCCGCGCGTCGAGCGGGACCGGGCGATCCTCCGCTACGACGGGCGGGATGGGCGCGGGTACGCGACGGAGATCCGCGTGGAGGGGCTGCGCGCGGACGGTGCGGCGCGGCTCACGCGCATGAGCGGGCGGGGTGCGCGCGTCGATCTCCACCTCGAGCCCGCCGGCAAGGTCGAGCTGTCGTTCGTGGTCGCGGCGGGGATCGAGCGCGGCCCGGCGGGCGGGCGCCGGGGGCGCGACGAGGACCGCGAGATCCCGCGCGGTCCCTCCGCGTCCTTCGACGCGCGCTCCCGCGCGACGCGCGAGGCCTACGACGCGTGGGCGCGAGGCGCCACCGGCTTCCGCTCGTCGAACGACCTCTTCGACCTCGCGCTCGGCCAGGCCGTCGCGGACCTGAAGGCGCTGCGCGTCTACCACTTCGGCGAGCCCGTGATCTCGGCCGGCATCCCCTGGTACACCTGCCCCTTCGGGCGGGACGCGCTCATCACCGGGTTCGAGGCGATGGTGGCGGTCCCGGAGGTGGCGCGGGACGCGCTCCGCTTCCTCGCGCGGCTGCAGGGCGCGGTGGAGGATCCGGAGCGCGACGAGGAGCCGGGGAAGATCCCCCACGAGATGAGGTTCGGCGAGATGGCCGCGGCGGGCGAGGTGCCGCACACGCCGTACTACGGCTCCGCCGACGCGACGCCGCTGTTCCTCGTGCTGCTCGACGAGTACGACCGCTGGACGGCCGATCGCGCGACCGTGGAGGAGCTCCTCCCGGCCGCCGAGCGCGCCCTGGGGTGGCTCGACCGCGCCGTCGACCCCGCGCGCGGCGGCCTCGTCCACTACGCGCGCCGCACGCCGAAGGGGCTCCGCAACCAGGGCTGGAAGGACAGCCACGACGGCGTGCCCTTCGCGGACGGCCGTCCCGCGGAGCCGCCCATCGCGCTCGTGGAGGTGCAGGGCTACGCGGTGGACGCGCGCCGCCGCATGGCGGGGCTCTACAAGCGCCTCGGTCGCGACGCGGAGGCGGACCGGCTGCAGGCGTCGGCGCGGACCCTCGCCGACGCCGTCGAGGCCCACTTCTGGATGGAGCAGAAGGGCACCTACGCCATCGCGATCGATCGCGAGGGCCGGCAGGTGGACGCCGTGACGTCGAACCCGGGGCACCTGCTGTTCTCCGGAGCCGCCTCCCCGGACCGCGCGCACCGCGTGATCGATTCGCTGCTCGGCGAGCGCATGTGGAGCGGGTGGGGGATCCGGACGCTCGCGGCGGGCCAGCCGGCCTACAACCCGCTGAGCTACCACAACGGGACCGTCTGGCCGCACGACAACGCGCTGTGCGCGATGGGCATGAGCGCGTACGGCGAGGTCGAGCGCGCGGGCGAGGTGCTCACCGGGCTGTGGCAGGCGGCGCAGCACTTCAGGCTCCTCCGGTTCCCCGAGCTCTTCTGCGGGCTCGGGCGCGACGGCGGCCGCTTCCCGGTGCACTATCCGGTGGCCTGCTCGCCGCAGGCCTGGTCGTCCGCGGCCTGGATGCTGCTCGTCCGCGCCGTCCTCGGGCTCTTCCCCGACGCGCACGCCCACACGCTGCACGTGCGGTTTCCGTGGCTGCCGCCCTGGCTGGACGAGCTCACGCTCGAGGGGGTGCGCGTGGGCGCCGCGCGAGCGACGCTGCGCTTCCTGCGAGGGCCGAGGGCGGCGTACGCCGAGGTGATCGACGTGCAGGGCGGACCGCTTCGCGTGCGGATCGAGGTGTGA
- a CDS encoding diguanylate cyclase, giving the protein MLRSIRRSIGRKLLVAVGAPALLISLAGVLWLRHETRRLAPEAEPLHQAALLALVLLATGLAATHLVAVRLFVDRRLRRLAAGMRRAREGDFLHRVPIDGEDEIGQVARTYNDTLAAITDLHVRRIEDAASIASMQRELALKAELEARVRELTLLFELGRTLGATLDLDELLRATAAQVGSALDAPELQVLLVDEATGERVVRAAHGSGDAAVGARLAPGQARPGWIEVPMSRADDAVGAIALRPAGELAPGGRRLLEAIAAQAAMAVANARLHQKMVRLSQTDALTAAHNRRSLFARLEDELERSARFEHATAVALVDVDHFRRYNDAFGHAAGDAVLRRVAAVLGAAVRRVDLVARYGGEEFAVVLARADRGAALAAAEKLREAVTAARIPHPGVGPGHVTISVGVAVYPDDARDLPALIDAADGALYAAKRAGRDVVRAYAAGMRDHPGRKRDQRSASDADAGELRPGEGAPPAAVAPPRASSGGI; this is encoded by the coding sequence ATGCTCCGATCGATCCGGCGCTCCATCGGCCGCAAGCTGCTCGTCGCGGTGGGCGCACCCGCCCTCCTCATCTCGCTCGCTGGCGTGCTCTGGCTGCGCCACGAGACCCGGCGCCTCGCCCCCGAGGCCGAGCCGCTCCACCAGGCCGCGCTCCTCGCCCTCGTCCTCCTCGCCACCGGGCTCGCGGCGACGCACCTCGTCGCGGTGCGCCTGTTCGTGGACCGGCGCCTGCGCAGGCTCGCCGCGGGCATGCGCCGCGCGCGCGAGGGCGACTTCCTGCACCGCGTCCCGATCGACGGGGAGGACGAGATCGGGCAGGTGGCGCGCACCTACAACGACACGCTCGCCGCCATCACGGACCTCCACGTCCGCCGCATCGAGGACGCCGCGTCCATCGCGTCGATGCAGCGCGAGCTGGCGCTGAAGGCCGAGCTGGAGGCGCGCGTGCGCGAGCTGACGCTGCTCTTCGAGCTGGGGCGCACCCTCGGCGCGACCCTCGACCTCGACGAGCTGCTGCGCGCCACCGCCGCGCAGGTGGGCAGCGCGCTCGACGCGCCGGAGCTGCAGGTCCTCCTCGTGGACGAGGCCACCGGCGAGCGGGTGGTGCGCGCCGCCCACGGCTCGGGCGACGCGGCCGTCGGCGCACGCCTCGCCCCCGGCCAGGCACGGCCGGGCTGGATCGAGGTGCCGATGTCGCGCGCGGACGATGCCGTGGGGGCCATCGCCCTCCGCCCGGCTGGCGAGCTCGCCCCCGGCGGGCGGCGCCTGCTCGAGGCGATCGCGGCGCAGGCCGCGATGGCGGTCGCCAACGCACGGCTGCACCAGAAGATGGTGCGGCTGTCGCAGACCGACGCGCTCACGGCCGCCCACAACCGGCGGAGCCTCTTCGCGCGCCTCGAGGACGAGCTCGAGCGCAGCGCCCGGTTCGAGCACGCGACGGCGGTGGCGCTCGTCGACGTGGATCACTTCCGCCGCTACAACGACGCCTTCGGCCACGCCGCGGGGGACGCCGTGCTGCGGCGGGTCGCGGCCGTGCTCGGGGCCGCGGTGCGGCGCGTGGACCTCGTCGCCCGCTACGGCGGCGAGGAGTTCGCCGTGGTGCTCGCCCGCGCCGACCGGGGCGCCGCGCTGGCGGCCGCGGAGAAGCTGCGCGAGGCCGTGACGGCCGCCAGGATCCCGCACCCGGGCGTCGGCCCCGGCCACGTGACGATCTCGGTGGGGGTCGCGGTCTACCCCGACGACGCGCGCGACCTGCCCGCGCTCATCGACGCCGCGGACGGGGCCCTGTACGCGGCGAAGCGGGCGGGGCGCGACGTCGTCCGCGCGTACGCGGCGGGGATGCGCGATCACCCCGGCCGCAAGCGCGACCAGCGCAGCGCGTCCGACGCCGACGCCGGGGAGCTCAGGCCCGGCGAGGGAGCTCCCCCCGCGGCCGTGGCGCCGCCGCGGGCGAGCAGCGGAGGCATCTGA
- a CDS encoding MoxR family ATPase, translated as MFVDIEDVSEKLARAGYLPSRDIATAVFLADRLEKPILVEGPAGVGKTELARAFAQASGRALVRLQCYEGLDESKALYEWEYAKQLLFTQLLRERIGEAVSGAGSLAEAADRIAGEGNVFFSERFLVPRPVLRAITSAEPALLLVDEIDKADPELEAFLLEVLSEWTVTVPELGTVRARQVPRVVLTSNAARDLSDALKRRCLHLHIDFPSKERELAIVRAKVPDAAEALSRAVVAAVAKLRALDLKKAPSISETLDWIRALAVLNATELDPALLDDTLNLVLKYESDLARARERSGELLAAAQLG; from the coding sequence ATGTTCGTCGACATCGAGGACGTCTCCGAGAAGCTCGCCCGCGCCGGCTACCTCCCGTCCCGGGACATCGCGACCGCCGTGTTCCTCGCGGATCGGCTGGAGAAGCCCATCCTGGTCGAGGGTCCTGCGGGCGTGGGGAAGACCGAGCTGGCGCGCGCCTTCGCGCAGGCCTCCGGGCGCGCGCTCGTCCGGCTCCAGTGCTACGAGGGGCTCGACGAGTCGAAGGCGCTGTACGAGTGGGAGTACGCGAAGCAGCTCCTCTTCACCCAGCTCCTGCGCGAGCGGATCGGCGAGGCGGTGTCCGGCGCCGGGTCGCTCGCCGAGGCCGCGGACCGGATCGCGGGGGAGGGGAACGTCTTCTTCAGCGAGCGCTTCCTCGTGCCGCGCCCGGTGCTGCGCGCCATCACGAGCGCGGAGCCCGCGCTCCTGCTGGTGGACGAGATCGACAAGGCGGATCCCGAGCTCGAGGCGTTCCTGCTGGAGGTGCTCTCGGAGTGGACGGTGACGGTGCCGGAGCTCGGCACCGTGCGGGCGCGCCAGGTGCCGCGCGTGGTGCTGACCTCCAACGCCGCGCGCGATCTCTCCGACGCGCTCAAGCGGCGCTGCCTCCACCTGCACATCGACTTCCCCTCGAAGGAGCGCGAGCTCGCGATCGTGAGGGCGAAGGTGCCTGACGCGGCGGAGGCGCTCTCGCGCGCGGTCGTCGCGGCGGTCGCCAAGCTCCGCGCCCTGGACCTCAAGAAGGCGCCGTCCATCTCCGAGACGCTCGACTGGATTCGGGCGCTCGCCGTGCTGAACGCGACGGAGCTCGATCCCGCGCTGCTCGACGACACCCTGAACCTCGTCCTCAAGTACGAGTCGGACCTCGCCAGGGCGCGCGAGCGCAGTGGTGAGCTGCTGGCCGCGGCGCAGCTCGGCTGA
- a CDS encoding response regulator, whose translation MEQKRVLIVEPDNAFALSLSALYREDGCATRIAASAGEAEREIATRRPELVVSRAELPDLSGFSFCARLRNDRATAGLPILLYSSDTPPEALAQHARTPWAANGYLAMPLDTDALRKLSARILAAAEPIESADDAVIEEGEDGVELAGAQDEVPPREEEAPAGPSAAPEPLSAAEPEPASPDGPAPAEGAAPPPVPRRARKASVTEDDRLFVDRVFQSIAERRSLAAEADRRPPQRRELKETPEGRAQLLREDLRWREAQIARLAEVWEARERELSVFDERLHERDVEHQALKDEVEDLTRRLAEARELFVQKEREYGASIDGLLLEKFGQEKELIEVVAANERRIHELERELRARDEELQSRGAALARAREEVEELGREARAEEHRYEARERELQDEISRRTEELTAAEEALEEAREAAEAAAREGAQQLDEAAARRRALEAELERTRTERDAEARSREAARVEGEGRVRAAEAERDQARAEAENRRAELEGRIRELEASLADGERARETDAQAAREAIAELERAVAEREATAREGDARLRLLDDEYRQFRDAARVREEALERETQEQLQKLGEVEGSLDALGRASAEREAELLAELEAARAALDEERASAERAAREAAAAAAVRQEEAERTLAGAERALAEARAGAAALASELDAARGRLEEAETAWAAEREGLRGELSRAREEHERQRGAADGAARERDALRTALAEREAQLDVRGAERDEARAAAEAALAEAARVAAERDAAAVAREDAERGAQGLADTVAAARDEIARLTAHLGDVEAAAAVRQGELEGLLAAERARGGALEAELAEARAAVASRTAELGQAEEALADVRRRLERREGELTVELAARAEAARRAEAWAAELEAKAEERLHRAEALSEELRRAREALDALSREGERRQAELTGRLEAQSALLEAERADRERLEGALEAARAEGAAQAETLARERDAAREAAGELEARLAGAEEDGAQLRGARDALATELEARDADEAALREELRRAVAAGDAAESERVRLEAELTAEITARGDGEARARAHAAALEDEHRRREAELLAELSKKTEAAEALHERFEELAAERARREDALQKEIAARTEALHAAERRERAAAETAAARADEARRRAADAEDRIAQLLSAREASEAARLEARKRVDEIQAQLAAAATRADRAEARVRDVEQALASSHRDRQRIETELQARIGQAETRAAELAARADQGARDAAVAQAARARIQELEAALAQAGQARARAERELTARAQAAEARAVETARRVEQLQAERREVEGRGIRAVEEAQARFRDELTRRDELRAQELQRLHAALQERARREKALELELARIRGPARAPATAPAAPPPVPARPAPASAPQGRASAVAGAREDSGEE comes from the coding sequence ATGGAACAGAAGCGCGTCCTCATCGTCGAGCCGGACAACGCCTTCGCCCTGTCGCTCTCCGCGCTGTACCGCGAGGACGGCTGCGCCACGCGGATCGCCGCGAGCGCGGGCGAGGCCGAGCGCGAGATCGCCACGCGGCGTCCCGAGCTCGTGGTCTCGCGCGCGGAGCTGCCCGACCTGTCCGGGTTCTCCTTCTGCGCGCGCCTTCGCAACGACCGCGCGACCGCCGGCTTGCCCATCCTGCTGTACTCGTCGGACACGCCCCCCGAGGCCCTCGCGCAGCACGCGCGCACGCCGTGGGCCGCGAACGGCTACCTCGCGATGCCGCTCGACACGGACGCCCTGCGCAAGCTGTCGGCGCGCATCCTGGCGGCCGCCGAGCCCATCGAGAGCGCGGACGACGCGGTCATCGAGGAGGGCGAGGACGGGGTCGAGCTCGCCGGCGCGCAGGACGAGGTCCCGCCCCGGGAGGAGGAGGCACCTGCCGGGCCGAGCGCCGCCCCGGAGCCGCTCTCCGCGGCGGAGCCGGAGCCGGCCTCGCCGGACGGGCCCGCGCCCGCCGAGGGCGCCGCCCCGCCGCCGGTGCCGCGCCGGGCCCGCAAGGCCAGCGTCACCGAGGACGACCGCCTCTTCGTCGACCGTGTCTTCCAGTCGATCGCCGAGCGCCGCTCGCTCGCGGCGGAGGCCGACCGCCGTCCGCCGCAGCGCCGGGAGCTGAAGGAGACGCCCGAGGGGCGCGCGCAGCTCCTCCGCGAGGACCTGCGCTGGCGCGAGGCGCAGATCGCGCGGCTCGCCGAGGTGTGGGAGGCGCGCGAGCGCGAGCTGTCCGTCTTCGACGAGCGCCTGCACGAGCGGGACGTCGAGCACCAGGCGCTGAAGGACGAGGTCGAGGACCTCACGCGACGGCTGGCGGAGGCGCGCGAGCTGTTCGTGCAGAAGGAGCGCGAGTACGGCGCGTCGATCGACGGGCTCCTGCTCGAGAAGTTCGGCCAGGAGAAGGAGCTCATCGAGGTGGTCGCCGCGAACGAGCGGCGCATCCACGAGCTCGAGCGCGAGCTGCGCGCGCGGGACGAGGAGCTCCAGTCCCGCGGCGCCGCGCTCGCCCGCGCCCGCGAGGAGGTCGAGGAGCTCGGGCGCGAGGCGCGCGCCGAGGAGCACCGCTACGAGGCGCGCGAGCGCGAGCTGCAGGACGAGATCTCCCGCCGCACCGAGGAGCTCACCGCGGCGGAGGAGGCGCTGGAGGAGGCGCGCGAGGCGGCCGAGGCCGCCGCCCGCGAGGGGGCCCAGCAGCTCGACGAGGCGGCCGCGCGCCGCCGGGCCCTCGAGGCCGAGCTCGAGCGGACCCGCACCGAGCGCGACGCGGAGGCCCGCTCGCGCGAGGCCGCGCGCGTCGAGGGGGAGGGCCGCGTCCGCGCCGCGGAGGCGGAGCGCGACCAGGCCCGGGCGGAGGCGGAGAACCGGCGCGCCGAGCTGGAGGGGAGGATCCGCGAGCTCGAGGCGTCGCTCGCCGACGGTGAGCGCGCGAGGGAGACCGACGCCCAGGCGGCGCGCGAGGCGATCGCCGAGCTCGAGCGCGCGGTGGCCGAGCGCGAGGCGACCGCGCGCGAGGGCGACGCGCGGCTGCGGCTGCTCGACGACGAGTACCGGCAGTTCCGGGACGCCGCGCGGGTCCGGGAGGAGGCGCTCGAGCGCGAGACGCAGGAGCAGCTCCAGAAGCTCGGCGAGGTCGAGGGGTCGCTCGACGCGCTCGGGCGCGCGTCGGCGGAGCGAGAGGCGGAGCTCCTGGCCGAGCTCGAGGCCGCGCGGGCCGCGCTGGACGAGGAGCGCGCGTCGGCGGAGCGGGCGGCCCGCGAGGCGGCGGCGGCCGCGGCGGTGCGGCAGGAGGAGGCGGAGCGGACGCTGGCGGGGGCGGAGCGGGCGCTCGCCGAGGCGCGCGCGGGCGCGGCGGCCCTCGCGAGCGAGCTGGACGCCGCCCGCGGCCGGCTCGAGGAAGCGGAGACGGCCTGGGCAGCGGAGCGGGAGGGGCTGCGCGGGGAGCTGTCGCGGGCGCGAGAGGAGCACGAGCGCCAGCGCGGCGCGGCCGACGGCGCGGCGCGCGAGCGCGACGCGCTGCGGACCGCGCTCGCCGAGCGCGAGGCCCAGCTCGACGTGCGCGGGGCGGAGCGAGACGAGGCGCGCGCCGCGGCCGAGGCGGCGCTCGCCGAGGCGGCGCGGGTCGCGGCCGAGCGGGACGCCGCGGCCGTCGCGCGTGAGGACGCGGAGCGCGGCGCGCAGGGGCTCGCCGACACGGTCGCCGCGGCGCGGGACGAGATCGCCCGGCTGACGGCGCACCTCGGCGACGTCGAGGCCGCCGCCGCGGTCCGGCAGGGCGAGCTCGAGGGGCTCCTCGCCGCGGAGCGAGCGCGGGGTGGCGCCCTCGAGGCCGAGCTCGCGGAGGCGCGCGCCGCGGTCGCGTCGCGCACGGCTGAGCTGGGCCAGGCGGAGGAGGCGCTCGCCGACGTGCGCCGGAGGCTGGAGCGGCGAGAGGGTGAGCTCACCGTGGAGCTCGCGGCGCGCGCCGAGGCCGCCCGCAGGGCGGAGGCGTGGGCGGCCGAGCTCGAGGCGAAGGCCGAGGAGCGGCTCCACCGGGCTGAAGCGCTCTCCGAGGAGCTGCGCCGCGCGCGCGAGGCGCTCGACGCGCTCTCCCGCGAGGGCGAGCGGAGGCAGGCGGAGCTGACCGGGAGGCTCGAGGCGCAGTCGGCGCTCCTCGAGGCCGAGCGCGCCGACAGGGAGCGGCTCGAGGGGGCGCTCGAGGCCGCGCGGGCGGAGGGGGCCGCGCAGGCGGAGACGCTCGCGCGGGAGCGCGACGCCGCCAGGGAGGCGGCGGGAGAGCTCGAGGCGCGCCTGGCGGGGGCGGAGGAAGACGGGGCGCAGCTCCGCGGCGCGCGCGACGCGCTGGCGACGGAGCTGGAGGCGCGCGACGCCGACGAGGCGGCCCTCCGGGAGGAGCTGCGTCGTGCCGTCGCGGCCGGGGACGCCGCGGAGTCCGAGCGCGTCCGGCTCGAGGCGGAGCTCACCGCCGAGATCACCGCGCGGGGCGACGGCGAGGCGCGCGCGCGGGCGCACGCGGCGGCCCTCGAGGACGAGCACCGCCGGCGCGAGGCGGAGCTGCTCGCGGAGCTCTCGAAGAAGACCGAGGCCGCCGAGGCCCTCCACGAGCGGTTCGAGGAGCTCGCCGCGGAGCGCGCGCGCCGCGAGGACGCGCTGCAGAAGGAGATCGCCGCGCGCACGGAGGCGCTGCACGCGGCCGAGCGTCGCGAGCGCGCGGCTGCCGAGACCGCGGCGGCGCGCGCCGACGAGGCGCGCCGGCGAGCAGCGGACGCGGAGGACCGGATCGCGCAGCTGCTCTCCGCCCGGGAGGCGTCCGAGGCGGCGCGGCTCGAGGCGCGCAAGCGCGTCGACGAGATCCAGGCCCAGCTCGCCGCCGCGGCGACCCGCGCGGACCGCGCCGAGGCGCGGGTGCGCGACGTGGAGCAGGCGCTCGCGTCCTCCCATCGTGACCGCCAGCGGATCGAGACCGAGCTGCAGGCGCGGATCGGCCAGGCCGAGACGCGCGCGGCGGAGCTCGCCGCTCGCGCCGATCAGGGCGCGCGCGACGCGGCCGTGGCGCAGGCGGCGCGCGCGCGCATCCAGGAGCTGGAGGCAGCGCTCGCGCAGGCCGGGCAGGCGCGGGCGCGGGCGGAGAGGGAGCTCACGGCGCGCGCGCAGGCCGCGGAGGCGCGGGCGGTCGAGACGGCCCGCCGCGTCGAGCAGCTCCAGGCGGAGCGCCGCGAGGTCGAGGGCCGTGGCATCCGCGCGGTCGAGGAGGCCCAGGCACGCTTCCGCGACGAGCTCACCCGCCGCGACGAGCTGCGGGCGCAGGAGCTGCAGCGGCTCCACGCCGCGCTGCAGGAGCGCGCGCGCCGCGAGAAGGCGCTGGAGCTCGAGCTCGCCAGGATCCGAGGGCCGGCCCGTGCCCCGGCGACCGCGCCGGCGGCGCCGCCGCCGGTCCCGGCACGTCCGGCGCCGGCCTCCGCGCCCCAGGGCAGGGCGTCCGCCGTGGCCGGCGCGCGCGAGGACTCGGGGGAGGAGTGA
- a CDS encoding glycosyltransferase, which produces MRIAIVSTPFVPVPPPAYGGTELVVHALSRALARAGHDVTVFATGDSSVRGVRALYERAVWPPDPYAEILHCRFAAQEIAAGGFDIVHANVPAMLAFADELGPPLVYTLHHAHEPALARFYARIDDVRLVAISARQAELADPPPHDVVHHGLEPELYPLAGPGGDAAFFLGRLAWCKAPELAIEAAGLAGVPITVAGRVHGDDAAPSAWREEVLGPALRRRHVRWIDEADLAAKRRLFARSRALLVPLRWEEPFGLVMIEAALAGCPVIAYPLGAAPEIVEDGRTGFLVGGVHDMAAAFRRAARLDRAAIQARARRRFGADRMAAEYLAVYRAAIAARARGRAGAAAAGAEDGWTTLAQ; this is translated from the coding sequence GTGCGAATCGCGATCGTCTCGACCCCTTTCGTCCCCGTTCCTCCCCCGGCCTACGGCGGGACGGAGCTCGTCGTCCACGCGCTCTCCCGGGCGCTCGCTCGCGCGGGCCACGACGTGACGGTGTTCGCCACCGGCGACTCGAGCGTCCGCGGCGTGCGCGCGCTGTACGAGCGGGCCGTGTGGCCGCCCGACCCCTACGCCGAGATCCTGCACTGCCGCTTCGCGGCGCAGGAGATCGCAGCGGGCGGCTTCGACATCGTCCACGCGAACGTGCCGGCCATGCTCGCCTTCGCCGACGAGCTGGGCCCGCCGCTCGTCTACACGCTTCACCACGCGCACGAGCCGGCGCTCGCGCGGTTCTACGCGCGGATCGACGATGTGCGCCTCGTGGCCATCTCCGCGCGGCAGGCGGAGCTCGCCGACCCGCCGCCGCACGACGTCGTCCACCACGGCCTGGAGCCCGAGCTGTACCCGCTCGCCGGCCCCGGCGGCGACGCGGCGTTCTTCCTCGGGCGGCTGGCGTGGTGCAAGGCCCCGGAGCTCGCGATCGAGGCGGCGGGGCTCGCGGGGGTGCCGATCACCGTCGCCGGGCGGGTGCACGGCGACGACGCGGCGCCCAGCGCCTGGAGGGAGGAGGTCCTCGGGCCGGCCCTGCGTCGCCGCCACGTGCGCTGGATCGACGAGGCGGACCTCGCCGCCAAGCGGCGGCTCTTCGCCCGCTCGCGGGCGCTGCTCGTCCCGTTGCGCTGGGAGGAGCCGTTCGGGCTCGTCATGATCGAGGCCGCGCTGGCGGGCTGCCCGGTCATCGCGTACCCGCTCGGCGCGGCTCCCGAGATCGTCGAGGACGGCCGGACGGGGTTCCTCGTCGGCGGCGTGCACGACATGGCCGCAGCCTTCCGGCGCGCCGCCAGGCTCGACCGGGCGGCGATCCAGGCGCGCGCCCGGCGCCGCTTCGGTGCGGATCGGATGGCGGCCGAATATCTCGCGGTGTACCGGGCCGCGATCGCCGCCCGCGCGCGCGGGCGCGCCGGGGCGGCCGCTGCCGGGGCGGAGGACGGATGGACGACGCTCGCGCAGTGA